In Natronococcus occultus SP4, the following proteins share a genomic window:
- a CDS encoding phosphoribosyltransferase family protein produces the protein MNRAEKAALQLRAVDVLRMLKETRTYDELAAETGLPAGDLNRYVNGHVLPGTERAREVVDELGREALADELDARISVDDEGYVDNTATVFDQPFLDLAAPVVANAFEFDRPDVVLTAATDGITLASALASYYGTRCAYAKKTKETAVEEFIEARERLQSGIELTYYLPAAAIDEGESVLVVDDLIRSGETQELLLDIVETADADVAGVFALIAAGDDGIERARDRTDAPIGSLVSV, from the coding sequence ATGAACCGCGCCGAGAAGGCCGCCCTGCAGCTCCGGGCGGTCGACGTTCTGCGGATGTTGAAGGAGACGCGAACCTACGACGAACTCGCCGCCGAGACGGGGCTTCCAGCCGGCGACCTCAATCGGTACGTCAACGGCCACGTCCTGCCCGGTACCGAACGCGCCCGCGAGGTCGTCGACGAACTCGGTCGCGAGGCGCTGGCCGACGAGCTCGACGCCCGAATCAGCGTCGACGACGAGGGGTACGTCGATAACACGGCGACGGTGTTCGACCAGCCGTTTCTCGATCTCGCCGCGCCCGTCGTTGCCAACGCCTTCGAGTTCGACCGTCCCGACGTCGTCCTGACCGCCGCGACCGACGGGATCACGCTCGCCAGCGCGCTGGCGAGCTACTACGGCACCCGCTGTGCCTACGCGAAAAAGACCAAAGAAACCGCCGTCGAGGAGTTCATCGAGGCCCGCGAGCGGCTCCAGTCGGGGATCGAGCTCACCTACTATCTGCCGGCCGCGGCGATCGACGAGGGCGAGTCGGTGCTGGTCGTCGACGACCTCATCCGGTCGGGCGAGACCCAGGAGCTGCTGCTCGATATCGTTGAAACCGCCGACGCCGACGTCGCCGGCGTCTTCGCGCTCATCGCGGCCGGCGACGACGGGATCGAGCGCGCCCGCGATCGGACCGATGCGCCGATCGGCTCGCTGGTTTCCGTCTAA
- a CDS encoding arsenate-mycothiol transferase ArsC: protein MERDPTRIAMVCVQNAGRSQMATAFAEREREARELEDAVEIVSGGTHPASSVHNVVVEAMAEKGVDLSDRTPRAISDSELEGSDYVATMGCSTLELDADTDVRDWNLEDPHGQELERVRKIRENVRERVEALFDELEAERNEY, encoded by the coding sequence ATGGAACGCGACCCGACCCGCATCGCGATGGTCTGTGTCCAAAACGCCGGCCGGAGCCAGATGGCGACGGCCTTCGCCGAGCGCGAACGCGAGGCCCGCGAGCTCGAGGACGCCGTCGAGATCGTCTCGGGTGGGACCCATCCCGCGTCCTCGGTTCACAACGTCGTCGTGGAGGCAATGGCCGAGAAGGGGGTCGACCTCTCGGACCGGACGCCCAGAGCGATCTCCGACTCGGAGCTCGAGGGCAGTGACTACGTCGCAACGATGGGGTGTTCGACCCTCGAACTCGACGCCGACACGGACGTTCGCGACTGGAATCTCGAGGATCCACACGGGCAGGAGCTCGAGCGGGTCCGCAAGATCCGCGAGAACGTCCGGGAACGCGTCGAGGCACTGTTCGACGAGTTGGAGGCCGAGCGAAACGAGTATTAG
- a CDS encoding universal stress protein → MAKRILVPIDDSDRSTQALEFALEEHPEASVTALHVLDPGDFYAATGIEGGAMANYDEIQDHHETRAENILEDAAEHASQLGATIETDKIVGGISRSIVDYAEDNDFDQIVVGSHGRTGASRILLGSVAETIARRSPVPVTIVR, encoded by the coding sequence ATGGCGAAGCGAATTCTCGTCCCGATCGACGACTCGGACCGCTCGACGCAGGCACTCGAGTTCGCACTCGAGGAACATCCCGAAGCGTCGGTGACGGCACTCCACGTCCTCGATCCGGGCGACTTCTACGCGGCGACAGGGATCGAGGGCGGGGCGATGGCCAACTACGACGAGATTCAGGACCACCACGAGACCCGAGCCGAGAACATCCTCGAGGACGCGGCCGAACACGCGAGCCAGCTCGGCGCCACCATCGAAACCGACAAGATCGTCGGCGGGATCTCCCGATCGATCGTCGACTACGCCGAGGACAACGACTTCGACCAGATCGTCGTCGGAAGCCACGGGCGGACCGGTGCCAGTCGCATTCTTCTGGGCAGCGTCGCCGAGACCATCGCCAGACGCTCCCCGGTTCCGGTGACGATCGTCCGCTGA
- a CDS encoding 50S ribosomal protein L15e, which translates to MAKSFYSHIKDAWKDPDDGKLGELQWQRKQEWRNQGAIERIERPTRLDKARELGYKAKQGIVVTRVSVRKGTARKQRHKAGRRTKRQGVNRIGRRKNIQRIGEERVSRKYPNLRVLNSYWVGEDGSQKWFEVILVDPNHPAIENDDDLNWICDDAHTNRAFRGLTNAGKDNRGLNNRGKGAEKVRPSNTGGRGRAK; encoded by the coding sequence ATGGCAAAGAGTTTCTACTCGCACATCAAGGACGCGTGGAAAGACCCCGACGACGGCAAGCTCGGTGAACTGCAGTGGCAGCGCAAACAGGAGTGGCGCAACCAGGGCGCGATCGAGCGGATCGAGCGCCCCACCCGCCTCGACAAGGCCCGAGAGCTCGGTTACAAGGCCAAGCAGGGCATTGTCGTTACTCGCGTCTCCGTTCGTAAGGGGACGGCCCGAAAACAGCGACACAAGGCTGGCCGCCGTACCAAGCGCCAGGGTGTCAACCGGATCGGCCGGCGGAAAAACATCCAGCGCATCGGCGAGGAGCGCGTCTCCCGAAAGTACCCCAACCTGCGGGTGCTCAACAGCTACTGGGTCGGCGAGGACGGCTCCCAGAAGTGGTTCGAAGTGATCCTCGTGGATCCGAACCACCCCGCGATCGAGAACGACGACGATCTCAACTGGATCTGTGACGACGCCCACACGAACCGTGCGTTCCGTGGTCTCACGAACGCCGGCAAGGACAACCGCGGGCTGAACAACCGCGGCAAGGGCGCCGAGAAGGTCCGACCGTCCAACACGGGCGGCCGGGGCCGCGCGAAGTAA
- a CDS encoding sugar phosphate isomerase/epimerase family protein, translating into MPKTAINLYSVRDLEDSTTEVLDRVADAGYDGVQFAGGYSPLSDDPDAIAETLERRGLEVAPPHVGIERLEGDRDAVREAYAPLGIDGVVVPWLDPDQFESATAVAETAARLDELADVLAEDDWELYYHNHDHEYADLGEETAFERLLAESDVGIELDVGWVLAAGDDPAERLRGLEGRIRTVHLKGMRVDGEPEFAEIGEGDVDVRACAEAAADAGTEWLVYEHDDPSDPAASLERGAAVLAEL; encoded by the coding sequence ATGCCAAAGACCGCGATCAACCTCTACAGCGTTCGCGACCTCGAGGACTCGACGACGGAGGTCCTCGATCGGGTCGCCGACGCCGGCTACGACGGCGTCCAGTTCGCCGGCGGCTACTCACCGCTGTCCGACGACCCCGACGCAATCGCCGAGACCCTCGAGCGACGCGGTCTCGAGGTCGCACCGCCCCACGTCGGGATCGAACGTCTCGAGGGCGACCGCGACGCCGTCCGCGAGGCCTACGCGCCGCTCGGAATCGACGGCGTCGTCGTCCCCTGGCTCGATCCCGACCAGTTCGAATCCGCGACGGCCGTCGCCGAGACCGCGGCGCGGCTCGACGAGCTGGCCGACGTCCTCGCCGAGGACGACTGGGAGCTGTACTACCACAACCACGACCACGAGTACGCCGATCTCGGCGAGGAGACGGCGTTCGAGCGCCTCCTCGCGGAGAGCGACGTCGGGATCGAGCTCGACGTCGGCTGGGTGCTCGCGGCCGGCGACGATCCCGCCGAACGCCTGCGCGGGCTCGAGGGGCGGATCCGGACGGTCCACCTGAAGGGGATGCGCGTCGACGGCGAGCCCGAGTTCGCCGAAATCGGCGAGGGCGACGTCGACGTGCGGGCCTGCGCCGAGGCCGCCGCGGACGCCGGCACGGAATGGCTCGTCTACGAACACGACGATCCGAGCGATCCCGCCGCCTCGCTCGAACGCGGAGCCGCCGTCCTCGCGGAGCTGTAG
- the dgoD gene encoding galactonate dehydratase, with the protein MRITDYELFDVPPRWLFLKLTTSDGTVGWGEPVVEGRAKTVRTAVEELLENYLLGEDPSAIEDHWQAMYRGGFYRGGPVLMSAIAGVDQALWDIKGKRFDAPVYELLGGKARDRVRVYQWIGGDRPRDVGDAAREKAEAGFTALKMNATAEFRSVDNPRAVEDAVDRIAAVREAVGSEVDIGVDFHGRVSKPMARRLAKALEPYDPMFIEEPVLPEHNDALPDIRAATTTPIATGERLYSRWDFKEVFESNAVDVIQPDLSHAGGITEVNKIASMAEAYDVSLAPHCPLGPIALASCLQIDACSPNALIQEQSLDIHYNETADVLDYLADPSVFEYRDGYVELPDGPGLGIEIDKDVVRERAGDVDWHNPVWRHDDGSVAEW; encoded by the coding sequence GTGCGAATCACCGACTACGAACTGTTCGACGTCCCGCCGCGGTGGCTCTTTCTCAAGCTCACGACGAGCGACGGCACCGTCGGCTGGGGGGAACCGGTCGTCGAAGGTCGCGCGAAGACGGTTCGAACAGCGGTCGAGGAACTGCTCGAAAACTACCTGCTCGGCGAGGACCCGAGCGCGATCGAGGACCACTGGCAGGCGATGTACCGCGGGGGGTTCTACCGGGGCGGGCCGGTGCTCATGTCGGCTATCGCGGGCGTCGACCAGGCGCTGTGGGACATCAAGGGCAAACGGTTCGACGCTCCGGTGTACGAACTGCTCGGCGGGAAGGCTCGCGATCGTGTGCGGGTCTACCAGTGGATCGGCGGCGACCGCCCGCGGGACGTCGGCGACGCGGCCCGCGAGAAGGCCGAGGCGGGGTTCACCGCGCTCAAGATGAACGCCACCGCCGAGTTCCGCTCGGTCGACAACCCGCGGGCCGTCGAGGACGCGGTCGATCGGATCGCCGCGGTCCGGGAGGCCGTCGGCAGCGAGGTCGACATCGGTGTCGACTTCCACGGCCGGGTCTCGAAGCCGATGGCCCGTCGGCTCGCGAAGGCGCTGGAGCCGTACGATCCGATGTTCATCGAGGAGCCCGTGTTGCCCGAACACAACGACGCACTGCCGGACATCCGCGCCGCGACGACGACGCCGATCGCGACGGGCGAGCGGCTGTACTCCCGGTGGGACTTCAAGGAGGTCTTCGAGTCGAACGCGGTCGACGTGATCCAGCCCGACCTCTCCCATGCGGGCGGGATCACCGAGGTGAACAAGATCGCGTCGATGGCCGAAGCGTACGACGTCTCGCTGGCCCCGCACTGTCCGCTGGGACCGATCGCGCTGGCCTCGTGTCTCCAGATCGACGCCTGCTCGCCGAACGCCCTGATCCAGGAACAGAGCCTCGACATCCACTACAACGAGACCGCAGACGTGCTGGACTATCTGGCCGATCCATCGGTTTTCGAGTACCGCGACGGCTACGTCGAGCTCCCCGACGGCCCGGGCCTGGGGATCGAGATCGACAAGGACGTCGTCCGCGAGCGGGCCGGCGACGTCGACTGGCACAACCCGGTCTGGCGCCACGACGACGGCAGCGTCGCCGAGTGGTAG
- a CDS encoding serine/threonine-protein kinase RIO2, translated as MVRNVAELLPELEEEDFYLLSGVEQGMRFSEWVQREKLPKFANLTEEEVDYRLERCLKRGLVEKKTIQYEGYTLQFEGYDALALRALVERETISEFGSPLGVGKESDVYEVRSYKPLALKYHREGYTNFRAVHKERDYTADKDHVSWMYTARKAAEREHGILEELYPDVAVPRPIDQNRHAIVMEKMDGVELSQTKLEPGQVVGVLDLLVGEVAGAYEAGYVHADMSEYNVFVNEDGVKIFDWPQAVPTDHANAEEFLERDLKNLIGYFRRKYPQQVPDELASNELAESIADGSFDSIRA; from the coding sequence ATGGTGCGGAACGTCGCCGAGTTACTGCCGGAGCTCGAGGAAGAGGACTTCTATCTCCTCTCGGGCGTGGAGCAGGGAATGCGCTTCTCGGAGTGGGTTCAACGCGAGAAGCTCCCGAAGTTCGCCAATCTGACCGAGGAGGAGGTCGACTACCGCCTCGAGCGCTGTCTCAAGCGCGGGCTCGTCGAGAAGAAGACGATCCAGTACGAGGGGTACACCCTCCAGTTCGAGGGGTACGACGCGCTCGCGTTGCGGGCGCTCGTCGAGCGGGAGACGATCAGCGAGTTCGGCTCGCCGCTGGGAGTCGGCAAGGAAAGCGACGTCTACGAGGTTCGCTCCTACAAACCCCTGGCGCTGAAGTACCACCGCGAGGGGTACACGAACTTCCGAGCGGTCCACAAAGAACGGGACTACACCGCCGACAAGGACCACGTCTCCTGGATGTACACCGCTCGAAAGGCCGCCGAGCGCGAACACGGGATCCTCGAGGAGCTCTACCCGGACGTCGCCGTCCCCCGTCCGATCGATCAGAACCGGCACGCGATCGTGATGGAGAAGATGGACGGTGTCGAGCTCTCCCAGACGAAACTCGAGCCCGGACAGGTGGTGGGCGTCCTCGATCTGCTGGTCGGTGAGGTCGCCGGCGCCTACGAGGCGGGGTACGTTCACGCGGACATGAGCGAGTACAACGTCTTCGTCAACGAGGACGGCGTGAAAATCTTCGACTGGCCCCAGGCGGTCCCGACCGACCACGCGAACGCCGAGGAGTTCCTGGAGCGTGACCTCAAGAACCTGATCGGCTACTTCCGGCGCAAGTACCCCCAGCAGGTCCCCGACGAGCTTGCGAGCAACGAGCTAGCCGAATCGATCGCCGACGGCTCCTTCGATTCGATTCGCGCGTAG
- a CDS encoding lipoate--protein ligase family protein, whose protein sequence is MTALADHDWRLIDDEPRAGATQMALEEIAGRTAIEDDLRTVRVYSWEPGTLSLGYRQDADSVNWEYCERAGIDVTRRQTGGGGIYHDRYADISYTIVAPAEEVPGDLMDCYALFCEPILEAFDRMGIDADFAGAEQASIYYPSCYLRDINPAHDVVAPASAGADAKKLSGNAQYRQRDVVIQHGSLSYDLEPNHHVDVFDSDVTADTFVDRVTSIREQTSLDRETAVETVADSLREWCGATDGEWRDAELEAARDLADRKYGADAWVRDRDVLEADGQ, encoded by the coding sequence ATGACTGCGCTTGCCGACCACGACTGGCGGCTGATCGACGACGAACCCCGCGCCGGGGCGACACAGATGGCTCTCGAGGAGATCGCCGGACGAACGGCGATCGAGGACGACCTCCGGACCGTTCGGGTCTACTCCTGGGAGCCGGGCACGCTCTCGCTGGGCTACCGGCAGGACGCCGATTCGGTAAACTGGGAGTACTGCGAACGCGCGGGGATCGACGTCACCCGCCGACAGACCGGCGGCGGCGGGATCTACCACGATCGCTATGCCGACATCTCTTATACGATCGTCGCGCCCGCCGAGGAGGTACCCGGGGATCTGATGGACTGTTACGCGCTGTTTTGCGAGCCGATCCTCGAGGCGTTCGACCGTATGGGGATCGACGCCGACTTCGCGGGCGCCGAACAGGCGTCGATCTACTACCCCTCCTGTTACCTGCGCGATATCAACCCGGCCCACGACGTGGTCGCGCCGGCCAGCGCGGGCGCGGACGCGAAAAAACTCAGCGGTAACGCCCAGTACCGCCAGCGCGACGTCGTGATCCAGCACGGGTCGCTGTCGTACGACCTCGAGCCCAACCACCACGTCGACGTCTTCGACAGCGACGTCACCGCCGATACGTTCGTCGATCGTGTGACCAGTATCCGCGAGCAGACGAGCCTCGACCGCGAGACCGCCGTCGAGACCGTCGCCGACTCGCTGCGGGAGTGGTGTGGAGCGACCGACGGCGAGTGGCGCGACGCGGAACTCGAGGCCGCCCGCGATCTCGCCGATCGGAAGTACGGCGCGGACGCCTGGGTTCGCGATCGGGACGTCCTCGAGGCCGACGGGCAGTAG
- a CDS encoding M48 family metallopeptidase, with product MRLTSPVGLGIRALLSAGVTGAVLVASAVVVAVSGAAPLLAVPVLVAPDGWLEGRLLWGVAVSAVLAFPAFAIVVGYLVRYERRLLLEGTAPVTAIDAEETRALDGDATRLAPQFGVPKPQVRVHPASAPFAYTTSRPSDPLVGVRRTESPVIVVSKGLVRTLPRDEVVAVLAHEFAHLANDDLRLTSWLLVPLVAAEFLHDGGEAPTDGREPLEWLLATVALIGVGVFSRGREIAADRAAVAATGDPGSLASALERLGDRRSSRPTTDLRAHARSTNAISVLPTFGDEDVGGLRATHPSLETRLEALRSLSRERRTP from the coding sequence ATGCGTCTGACGTCGCCGGTCGGACTCGGGATACGGGCGCTTCTCAGCGCCGGCGTAACCGGTGCCGTGCTGGTGGCGAGCGCGGTCGTCGTAGCGGTCTCCGGGGCAGCGCCGTTGCTCGCCGTTCCGGTACTCGTCGCGCCGGACGGCTGGCTCGAGGGGCGGCTCCTGTGGGGTGTCGCCGTCAGCGCGGTTCTCGCGTTCCCAGCGTTCGCGATCGTCGTCGGGTACCTCGTTCGATACGAGCGGCGACTGTTACTCGAGGGGACGGCTCCCGTGACGGCGATCGACGCCGAAGAGACGCGGGCCCTGGATGGCGACGCCACGCGGCTCGCGCCCCAGTTCGGCGTTCCGAAACCCCAGGTCAGAGTACACCCGGCGTCGGCGCCGTTCGCGTACACGACCTCTCGACCGAGCGATCCGCTCGTCGGCGTTCGACGGACGGAATCTCCCGTCATCGTCGTCTCGAAGGGACTCGTCCGGACGCTGCCGCGAGACGAGGTCGTGGCCGTCCTGGCCCACGAGTTCGCCCACCTCGCCAACGACGATCTGCGACTGACCTCCTGGCTGCTCGTTCCGCTGGTCGCCGCCGAGTTCCTCCACGACGGCGGCGAAGCGCCGACGGACGGACGGGAGCCCCTCGAGTGGCTGCTCGCGACCGTCGCGCTGATCGGCGTCGGCGTCTTCTCGCGGGGTCGCGAGATCGCCGCCGACCGCGCGGCCGTCGCGGCGACCGGCGATCCGGGCTCGCTCGCGAGTGCACTCGAACGGCTGGGCGACCGCCGCAGTTCCCGACCGACGACCGACCTGCGCGCACACGCTCGATCGACGAACGCGATCAGCGTCCTCCCGACGTTCGGCGACGAGGACGTCGGCGGGCTCCGAGCGACGCATCCATCCCTCGAAACCCGACTCGAGGCGCTTCGCTCGCTGAGTCGCGAGCGCCGAACCCCGTAG
- a CDS encoding deoxyribonuclease IV, producing the protein MKVGAHVSISGSRVSSDDETPPYDDVRNAVHRQRAFGGNCGQIFTTSPQVWAQPEISDEAATGFREESDELLEGPWVIHSSYLVNLCTPKEDLRRKSKESMQAELDAAEKLGVPYVNVHLGAHTGAGVEGGLDNAAGVIDDLDVPEDVQILIESDAGSGTKLGGEFEHLAGIIDRTEAEIGICIDTAHTLVAGNDLTTPEAVDETVSRFDDEVGLEHLEYIHLNDSKHDVGTHKDEHALIGEGYIGEDGIRAIVNHPDLRELPFALETPTEDGKGFAWNIEKTKELRDEA; encoded by the coding sequence ATGAAAGTCGGCGCACACGTCTCGATCTCCGGCTCGCGCGTCTCCTCCGACGACGAAACGCCCCCCTACGACGACGTCCGCAACGCGGTCCACCGCCAGCGCGCCTTCGGCGGCAACTGCGGGCAGATCTTCACGACCTCGCCGCAGGTCTGGGCCCAGCCCGAGATCAGCGACGAGGCCGCCACGGGCTTTCGCGAGGAGAGCGACGAACTGCTCGAGGGGCCGTGGGTGATCCACTCCTCGTACCTGGTCAACCTCTGTACGCCCAAGGAGGACCTGCGCCGGAAGTCCAAAGAGAGCATGCAGGCCGAACTCGACGCGGCAGAGAAGCTGGGTGTTCCGTACGTAAACGTCCATCTGGGCGCGCATACGGGAGCGGGCGTCGAGGGCGGGCTCGACAACGCCGCGGGCGTCATCGACGACCTCGACGTCCCCGAGGACGTCCAGATCCTCATCGAGTCCGACGCGGGTAGCGGGACGAAACTGGGCGGCGAGTTCGAACATCTCGCGGGGATCATCGATCGCACCGAGGCCGAGATCGGGATCTGTATCGACACCGCCCACACGCTGGTCGCGGGCAACGACCTCACCACCCCCGAGGCCGTCGACGAGACCGTCTCCCGGTTCGACGACGAGGTCGGCCTCGAACACCTCGAGTACATCCACCTCAACGACTCGAAACACGACGTCGGCACCCACAAGGACGAACACGCCCTCATCGGCGAGGGGTACATCGGCGAGGACGGCATCCGCGCAATCGTCAACCACCCCGACCTGCGGGAGCTCCCCTTCGCCCTCGAGACGCCCACCGAGGACGGGAAGGGGTTCGCCTGGAACATCGAGAAGACGAAGGAACTGCGCGACGAGGCGTAA
- a CDS encoding class I SAM-dependent methyltransferase has protein sequence MREFSEAYLERTREGMWDDSRQALAPLALDSRERVLDVGCGTGELSRVLVAESAGEVVGCDADRELLEFAGEHVPVIAGDALRLPFPDDSFDLVVCQALLINLPDPAAALAEFARVSTDLVAAVEPDNGAVEVDSSVPTEERLESRARRAYLEGIGTDVTLGADAREAFSEAGLDVLETRRYDHERTIEPPYGEAALTIAQRKATGAGLADDRETMLEGAMDDEEYDALRSEWRAMGRDVIEQMEDRRYRRSEEIPFFVTVGRVNGPQ, from the coding sequence GTGCGCGAGTTCTCCGAAGCCTACCTCGAGCGGACCCGCGAGGGGATGTGGGACGACTCTCGGCAGGCGTTGGCCCCTCTCGCCCTCGACTCCCGCGAGCGCGTCCTCGACGTCGGCTGTGGCACCGGCGAGCTGAGCCGCGTCCTCGTGGCGGAGTCAGCCGGCGAGGTCGTCGGCTGTGACGCCGACCGCGAACTCCTCGAGTTCGCCGGCGAGCACGTTCCGGTCATCGCTGGCGACGCCCTCCGGCTTCCCTTCCCCGACGACAGCTTCGATCTCGTCGTCTGCCAGGCGCTGCTGATCAACCTCCCCGACCCCGCGGCCGCGCTCGCGGAGTTCGCCCGCGTCTCAACCGACCTCGTCGCCGCCGTCGAACCCGACAACGGTGCCGTCGAGGTCGACTCGAGCGTTCCGACGGAGGAGCGCCTCGAATCCCGGGCGCGGCGGGCCTACCTGGAGGGGATCGGAACGGACGTCACGCTCGGGGCCGACGCCCGCGAGGCGTTTTCCGAGGCGGGGCTTGACGTCCTCGAGACGCGCCGGTACGACCACGAGCGGACGATCGAGCCGCCCTACGGCGAGGCGGCGCTGACGATCGCCCAGCGGAAGGCGACGGGTGCGGGGCTGGCCGACGACCGGGAGACGATGCTCGAGGGCGCGATGGACGACGAGGAGTACGACGCCCTCCGCAGCGAGTGGCGAGCGATGGGCCGGGACGTGATCGAACAGATGGAGGACCGGCGCTACCGTCGGAGCGAGGAGATCCCGTTTTTCGTGACGGTCGGCCGGGTGAACGGACCGCAGTAG
- a CDS encoding DUF7095 family protein: MSEFSREDAVDRLETLVETVERERTPVPVREIWAFGDIALGLDPVERLDVYLTKDVLMRDDSQSTDVDEEYGIDGVGQSVRADWAAEYPEYLRANANGHAAPEKCLAAQLLGEDEPIHLEVCNAGFEDNVTQRLRGAKLREDYTQLLDPRGVCLWVDGTKSEEAFRKLRESDLALPTLSAALEMLGMEETEASEAAREVHAWREQQEGVTVRGDVV, encoded by the coding sequence ATGAGCGAGTTTTCCCGCGAGGACGCGGTCGACCGGCTGGAGACGCTGGTCGAGACCGTCGAGCGCGAGCGCACGCCCGTCCCGGTCCGGGAGATCTGGGCGTTCGGCGACATCGCGCTCGGGCTCGATCCCGTCGAACGGCTCGACGTCTACCTGACGAAAGACGTGTTGATGCGCGACGACAGTCAGTCGACGGACGTCGACGAGGAGTACGGGATCGACGGGGTCGGCCAGTCGGTCCGGGCCGACTGGGCCGCCGAGTATCCCGAGTATCTGCGCGCAAACGCGAACGGCCACGCCGCCCCCGAGAAGTGTCTGGCCGCCCAGCTGCTGGGCGAGGACGAACCGATCCACCTCGAGGTCTGTAACGCCGGCTTCGAGGACAACGTCACCCAGCGGCTCCGCGGCGCGAAACTCCGGGAGGACTACACCCAGCTGCTGGATCCCCGCGGAGTGTGTCTCTGGGTCGACGGCACGAAAAGCGAGGAGGCGTTTCGCAAGCTCCGGGAGAGCGACCTCGCCCTGCCGACGCTGTCGGCCGCTCTCGAGATGCTCGGAATGGAAGAAACGGAGGCCAGCGAGGCCGCCCGGGAGGTTCACGCCTGGCGCGAGCAACAGGAGGGCGTGACGGTGCGGGGCGACGTCGTCTGA
- a CDS encoding DUF4442 domain-containing protein, whose amino-acid sequence MLDALRSRLYRLGFNLFPAYRRTGGRVTYIAPDWQEVRVKLPLSWRTRNYVGTTFGGSMYAAVDPFYMMMLLKNLGDEYVVWDKEAEIRFKKPGRETLYARCAITDEEIAAIEAELATEGTKSVDRHYTVDLVDSEGIVHATVRNTVYVTTDEAKAA is encoded by the coding sequence ATGCTCGACGCGCTTCGCTCGCGACTCTACCGACTCGGATTCAACCTCTTTCCGGCCTACCGTCGGACGGGTGGTCGAGTCACGTACATCGCCCCCGACTGGCAGGAGGTGCGCGTGAAACTGCCGCTTTCCTGGCGCACGAGGAACTACGTCGGGACGACCTTCGGCGGTAGCATGTACGCCGCGGTTGATCCGTTCTACATGATGATGCTGCTGAAAAACCTCGGCGACGAGTACGTCGTCTGGGACAAGGAGGCCGAGATTCGGTTCAAGAAACCCGGACGGGAGACGCTGTACGCGCGGTGTGCGATCACCGACGAGGAGATCGCGGCGATCGAGGCCGAGCTGGCGACCGAGGGGACGAAGTCGGTCGACCGCCACTACACCGTCGACCTCGTCGACAGCGAGGGGATCGTTCACGCGACGGTTCGGAATACGGTGTACGTGACGACCGACGAGGCGAAGGCGGCCTGA
- a CDS encoding alpha/beta hydrolase, whose translation MRHRVFNEDGDEELVFVMGWGNRWTHENVSWLIGKLTDAGYRVHAFELPTNIDDFKADWLEPIAEYVLDLEEYQLLGHSAGALIGQALDGADNHVYLSPFWGYGERSPESLLEVAAQVPTTFPCLPAGEFNRNSLGEKATDHQLATIPQWVSPAFVREIRHAQDELLTIDHDAVVFCSLTDPVISLRPIGERVPAEHVVLYNGGHELFSSPGRERYVELLLEALEDGAAAVEARETVPA comes from the coding sequence ATGCGACACCGCGTCTTCAACGAGGACGGCGACGAGGAGCTCGTCTTCGTCATGGGCTGGGGCAACCGCTGGACCCACGAGAACGTCAGCTGGCTCATCGGGAAGCTGACCGACGCCGGCTACCGGGTCCACGCCTTCGAGCTGCCGACGAACATCGACGATTTCAAAGCTGACTGGCTCGAGCCGATCGCGGAGTACGTCCTCGATCTCGAGGAGTACCAGCTGCTCGGTCACAGCGCGGGCGCACTCATCGGCCAGGCTCTGGACGGCGCGGACAACCACGTCTACCTGAGCCCGTTCTGGGGGTACGGCGAGCGCTCCCCGGAGTCGCTACTGGAGGTCGCCGCCCAGGTGCCGACGACGTTCCCCTGTCTCCCTGCCGGCGAGTTCAACCGGAACTCCCTCGGCGAGAAGGCGACCGACCACCAGCTCGCGACGATCCCGCAGTGGGTCTCGCCCGCGTTCGTCCGCGAGATCCGTCACGCTCAGGACGAGCTGCTGACGATCGATCACGACGCCGTCGTCTTCTGTTCGCTGACCGACCCCGTCATCAGCCTCCGGCCGATCGGCGAGCGGGTCCCCGCCGAGCACGTCGTGCTGTACAACGGCGGCCACGAGCTGTTCTCCTCGCCGGGCCGCGAACGCTACGTCGAGCTGTTGCTCGAGGCCCTCGAGGACGGCGCCGCGGCGGTCGAAGCCAGGGAGACGGTCCCGGCCTGA